In Phycicoccus sp. M110.8, the following are encoded in one genomic region:
- a CDS encoding heme o synthase translates to MTAIDPTARVPASPAPAKRSKAAAYLALTKPRIIELLLVTTVPVMFLAHKGVPSLWLIVATLVGGALSAGAANTFNCVYDRDIDAEMHRTSNRPMVTGEVSPREGLVFGVVLTVVSTAWFLAFVNVLSAALSLGAIVMYAVGYTMLLKRRTRQNIVWGGAAGCMPVLIGWSAVANSVSWSAVMLFLVIFFWTPPHYWPLSMKFKDDYAAAHVPMLPVVERFVVVARQIVAYSWAMVVASLALVWVNPMGWLYLATAVVTGGFFLAEAYRLLRAAKAGAGPTVLKPMRLFHFSISYVAILFLGVALDPLFYLSVTGR, encoded by the coding sequence GTGACCGCAATCGATCCGACCGCCCGGGTCCCCGCGTCCCCGGCGCCGGCGAAGCGCAGCAAGGCAGCCGCGTACCTCGCACTCACCAAGCCCCGCATCATCGAGCTGCTGCTCGTGACGACGGTGCCGGTGATGTTCTTGGCGCACAAGGGAGTTCCGTCCCTGTGGCTCATCGTGGCGACGCTCGTCGGCGGCGCGCTCAGCGCCGGCGCGGCCAACACGTTCAACTGCGTCTACGACCGCGACATCGACGCCGAGATGCACCGCACGAGCAACCGGCCGATGGTCACCGGCGAGGTGTCGCCGCGTGAGGGCCTGGTCTTCGGTGTCGTCCTCACCGTCGTCTCGACGGCGTGGTTCCTCGCCTTCGTCAACGTCCTGTCCGCGGCGCTGAGCCTCGGCGCGATCGTCATGTATGCCGTGGGCTACACGATGCTGCTCAAGCGCCGGACCCGTCAGAACATCGTGTGGGGCGGCGCGGCCGGGTGCATGCCGGTCCTCATCGGCTGGTCGGCGGTCGCCAACTCCGTGTCGTGGTCGGCCGTCATGCTCTTCCTCGTCATCTTCTTCTGGACGCCGCCGCACTACTGGCCGCTGTCGATGAAGTTCAAGGACGACTACGCCGCGGCGCACGTGCCGATGCTGCCGGTCGTCGAGCGCTTCGTCGTCGTGGCGCGGCAGATCGTCGCCTACTCGTGGGCGATGGTCGTGGCCTCCCTGGCGCTGGTGTGGGTCAACCCCATGGGGTGGCTCTACCTCGCGACCGCGGTCGTGACGGGCGGGTTCTTCCTGGCCGAGGCGTACCGCCTCCTGCGCGCCGCCAAGGCCGGTGCCGGCCCCACGGTGCTGAAGCCGATGCGGCTGTTCCACTTCTCGATCAGCTACGTCGCGATCCTCTTCCTCGGCGTGGCCCTCGACCCGCTGTTCTACCTCTCCGTCACCGGCCGCTGA
- the zwf gene encoding glucose-6-phosphate dehydrogenase encodes MSPTRVTQEQNPLRDPRDKRLPRIAGPSGLVLFGVTGDLARKKLMPAIYDLANRGLLPPGFALVGFARRDWADQDFGKIVYDAVKEHARTPFRESVWRNLAEGFRFVPGTFDDPNAFDLLAETVKSLEEERGTGGNLAFYLSIPPSSFSVVCEQLERSGLSRPEGDSWRRVVIEKPFGHDLESARQLNEIVESVFPPDSVFRIDHYLGKETVQNLLALRFANQMFEPVWNANFVDHVQITMAEDIGIGGRAGYYDGIGAARDVIQNHLLQLLALTAMEEPVSFQADHLRAEKEKVLSAVRLPEDLGKATARGQYAAGWQGGEQVIGYLDEDGVASSSRTETYAAMKLEIDSRRWAGVPFYLRTGKRLGKRVTEIAVVFKKAPHLPFEHTATEELGQNAIVIRVQPDEGITMRFGAKVPGAQMEVRDVTMDFGYGRSFTESSPEAYERLILDVLLGDPPLFPRHEEVELSWQILDPVERYWAKQKGPVEPYAAGGWGPASADEMMSRDGRVWRMP; translated from the coding sequence ATGAGCCCGACGAGGGTGACGCAGGAGCAGAACCCGCTGCGCGACCCGCGCGACAAGCGGCTGCCCCGGATCGCGGGGCCGAGCGGCCTGGTGCTGTTCGGCGTGACCGGCGACCTGGCGCGCAAGAAGCTCATGCCGGCGATCTACGACCTGGCCAACCGCGGCCTGCTCCCGCCGGGCTTCGCGCTCGTCGGGTTCGCGCGCCGCGACTGGGCAGACCAGGACTTCGGCAAGATCGTCTACGACGCGGTGAAGGAGCACGCGCGGACGCCGTTCCGCGAGAGCGTGTGGCGGAACCTCGCCGAGGGGTTCCGGTTCGTGCCGGGCACCTTCGACGACCCCAACGCCTTCGACCTGCTCGCCGAGACGGTCAAGTCGCTGGAGGAGGAGCGCGGCACGGGTGGCAACCTCGCGTTCTACCTGTCGATCCCGCCGTCGTCGTTCTCCGTGGTCTGCGAGCAGCTCGAGCGCTCCGGCCTGAGCCGCCCCGAGGGCGACTCGTGGCGCCGCGTCGTCATCGAGAAGCCCTTCGGCCACGACCTCGAGAGCGCCCGGCAGCTCAACGAGATCGTCGAGAGCGTCTTCCCGCCCGACTCGGTCTTCCGGATCGACCACTACCTGGGCAAGGAGACGGTGCAGAACCTGCTGGCGCTGCGCTTCGCCAACCAGATGTTCGAGCCGGTCTGGAACGCCAACTTCGTCGACCACGTGCAGATCACCATGGCCGAGGACATCGGCATCGGTGGCCGCGCGGGGTACTACGACGGCATCGGCGCCGCCCGCGACGTCATCCAGAACCACCTGCTGCAGCTCCTCGCGCTCACCGCGATGGAGGAGCCGGTGTCGTTCCAGGCCGACCACCTGCGCGCCGAGAAGGAGAAGGTCCTCTCGGCGGTCCGCCTGCCCGAGGACCTCGGCAAGGCCACCGCCCGCGGGCAGTACGCCGCGGGCTGGCAGGGCGGCGAGCAGGTCATCGGGTACCTCGACGAGGACGGCGTGGCGTCGTCCTCGCGCACCGAGACGTATGCCGCGATGAAGCTCGAGATCGACTCGCGCCGCTGGGCGGGCGTGCCGTTCTACCTGCGGACGGGCAAGCGGCTCGGCAAGCGCGTGACGGAGATCGCGGTCGTGTTCAAGAAGGCGCCGCACCTGCCCTTCGAGCACACCGCCACCGAGGAGCTCGGCCAGAACGCCATCGTCATCCGCGTCCAGCCCGACGAGGGCATCACCATGCGGTTCGGCGCCAAGGTGCCGGGCGCGCAGATGGAGGTCCGCGACGTCACGATGGACTTCGGGTACGGCCGCTCGTTCACCGAGTCCAGCCCCGAGGCGTACGAGCGGCTCATCCTCGACGTGCTGCTCGGTGACCCGCCCCTGTTCCCCCGCCACGAGGAGGTCGAGCTGTCCTGGCAGATCCTCGACCCGGTGGAGCGCTACTGGGCCAAGCAGAAGGGCCCGGTCGAGCCGTACGCCGCCGGTGGGTGGGGCCCCGCCAGCGCCGACGAGATGATGAGCCGTGACGGCCGCGTCTGGAGGATGCCTTGA
- the tal gene encoding transaldolase — MTENAALKALADNGVSVWLDDLSRDRIETGNLQELIDTKGVVGVTTNPSIFQAALAKGDRYDADLRKHAAAGDTVDQAVFGLTTDDVRNAADILRPVFDATGGKDGRVSIEVDPRLAHETAKTVEQAKELWSTVDRPNVLIKIPATVEGLPAISQVLAEGISVNVTLIFSLDRYRGVMNAFLTGLEQAREAGKDLSQIHSVASFFVSRVDTEIDKRLDAIGTDEAKALKGQAGVANARLAYQAYEEVFSTPRWQNLADDGANAQRPLWASTGVKNPDYSDTLYVTELVAPNTVNTMPEKTLEAVIDHGKVTGDAVTGAYAQAGELLDHLESLGISYTDVTDVLEREGVEKFEVSWQELLDEAQHDLDLARADVDAEGKADDSTDQDVRTTAQGGTEGDK; from the coding sequence ATGACCGAGAACGCAGCACTGAAGGCCCTCGCCGACAACGGCGTCTCCGTGTGGCTGGACGACCTCTCGCGGGACCGGATCGAGACCGGCAACCTGCAGGAGCTCATCGACACCAAGGGCGTGGTCGGCGTGACGACCAACCCCTCGATCTTCCAGGCCGCCCTCGCCAAGGGTGACCGCTACGACGCCGACCTGCGCAAGCACGCCGCCGCCGGCGACACCGTCGACCAGGCCGTCTTCGGCCTGACCACCGACGACGTGCGCAACGCCGCCGACATCCTGCGCCCCGTCTTCGACGCCACCGGCGGCAAGGACGGCCGCGTCTCGATCGAGGTCGACCCGCGCCTGGCCCACGAGACCGCCAAGACGGTCGAGCAGGCCAAGGAGCTGTGGTCCACCGTCGACCGCCCCAACGTGCTCATCAAGATCCCCGCCACCGTCGAGGGCCTCCCCGCCATCTCGCAGGTGCTCGCCGAGGGCATCAGCGTCAACGTCACGCTGATCTTCTCCCTCGACCGGTACCGCGGGGTCATGAACGCGTTCCTCACCGGCCTGGAGCAGGCCCGCGAGGCCGGCAAGGACCTGTCGCAGATCCACTCGGTCGCCTCGTTCTTCGTCTCGCGCGTCGACACCGAGATCGACAAGCGCCTCGACGCGATCGGCACCGACGAGGCCAAGGCCCTCAAGGGCCAGGCCGGCGTGGCGAACGCACGGCTGGCGTACCAGGCGTACGAGGAGGTCTTCTCGACCCCGCGCTGGCAGAACCTCGCGGACGACGGCGCCAACGCGCAGCGCCCGCTGTGGGCCTCCACCGGCGTGAAGAACCCCGACTACTCCGACACGCTCTACGTCACCGAGCTGGTCGCCCCCAACACGGTGAACACCATGCCGGAGAAGACCCTCGAGGCCGTCATCGACCACGGCAAGGTCACCGGCGACGCGGTCACCGGTGCCTACGCCCAGGCCGGCGAGCTGCTGGACCACCTGGAGTCGCTCGGGATCTCCTACACCGACGTCACGGACGTGCTGGAGCGCGAGGGCGTCGAGAAGTTCGAGGTGTCCTGGCAGGAGCTGCTCGACGAGGCCCAGCACGACCTGGACCTCGCGCGCGCCGACGTGGACGCCGAGGGCAAGGCCGACGACAGCACGGACCAGGACGTCCGCACGACCGCCCAGGGCGGCACCGAGGGCGACAAGTGA
- a CDS encoding winged helix-turn-helix domain-containing protein, with the protein MATPPPARNPRPGIRAVTDAKALSAMANPFRARMMDALKVDGPSTASHLAQRTGQAVGSASHHLKVLAEAGLVEEAPELARDRRERWWRLVDSGTRWSRADFADDTAAVTAAHAAEAMHLQRQFERVQQWNAQAPDVPEWDAASFATQNWLRLTPEELGQVAEEIVDVLMRWGNREVPDDGAEREPVLVFARGFPAQP; encoded by the coding sequence ATGGCCACACCACCTCCTGCCCGGAACCCTCGACCCGGCATCCGGGCCGTCACCGACGCCAAGGCGCTCTCGGCCATGGCCAACCCGTTCCGGGCGCGCATGATGGACGCCCTCAAGGTCGACGGGCCCTCGACGGCCTCGCACCTCGCGCAGCGCACCGGGCAGGCCGTGGGCAGCGCCAGCCACCACCTCAAGGTCCTGGCCGAGGCCGGCCTCGTCGAGGAGGCGCCGGAGCTCGCGCGTGACCGGCGCGAGCGGTGGTGGCGGCTCGTCGACAGCGGGACCCGCTGGTCCCGGGCCGACTTCGCGGACGACACGGCGGCCGTGACCGCGGCCCACGCGGCAGAGGCCATGCACCTCCAGCGCCAGTTCGAGCGCGTGCAGCAGTGGAACGCGCAGGCCCCCGACGTGCCCGAGTGGGACGCCGCCTCCTTCGCCACGCAGAACTGGCTGCGCCTCACCCCGGAGGAGCTGGGGCAGGTCGCCGAGGAGATCGTCGACGTGCTGATGCGGTGGGGGAACCGCGAGGTCCCCGACGACGGGGCCGAGCGCGAACCCGTGCTCGTGTTCGCCCGAGGGTTCCCGGCGCAGCCATGA
- a CDS encoding glucose-6-phosphate isomerase yields the protein MSALGVVASGAAADAIASKVPELVEAQFASHLFAQDATLWGPDAESEAAIRLSWVNLPRSSRPLVGEVAALRDQLRAEGVDRVVLCGMGGSSLAPEVICATAGVDLVVLDSSQPDMVRDAITDLERTVVVVSSKSGSTVETDSQRRAFQAAFSEKGIDPTTRIVVVTDPGSPLDEQSRADGYRVVNADPNVGGRYSALTAFGLVPSGLAGVDIESLLDDAEAVADVLSADDDANPGLRLGAAMAGTDPLRDKLVLVDAGSGIVGFADWAEQLIAESTGKQGTGILPVVVGGEDDPEVARPAADVTVVRLVGEGDDDSDSPGEPVHADHSTVEVSGPLGAQLLLWEVATAAAGRLLGIDPFDQPDVESAKKAARTLLDQGMGSADAPAATDGAIEIRALGGDWLGGATTVPDALAALFGQLDAQRGYVAVMAYLDRLADADLASVRPVLARHTGRPTTFGWGPRFLHSTGQFHKGGPATGVYLQVTTEPHEDLAVPGREFSFGDFVAAQAAGDAQVLAEHGRPVLRLHLTDHDAGLTQLSAVLRGLPGAEATA from the coding sequence GTGAGCGCACTCGGCGTCGTCGCCTCAGGCGCGGCCGCCGACGCGATCGCGTCGAAGGTCCCCGAGCTCGTCGAGGCGCAGTTCGCCAGCCACCTGTTCGCCCAGGACGCCACCCTCTGGGGCCCGGACGCCGAGTCCGAGGCCGCGATCCGGCTGTCGTGGGTCAACCTGCCGCGCTCGTCGCGCCCGCTGGTCGGTGAGGTGGCCGCCCTGCGCGACCAGCTCCGTGCCGAGGGCGTCGACCGGGTGGTCCTGTGCGGCATGGGCGGTTCCTCGCTCGCGCCCGAGGTGATCTGCGCGACGGCCGGGGTCGACCTGGTCGTCCTCGACTCCTCCCAGCCCGACATGGTCCGCGACGCGATCACCGACCTCGAGCGCACCGTCGTGGTGGTCTCGAGCAAGTCCGGCTCCACCGTCGAGACCGACTCCCAGCGCCGCGCCTTCCAGGCCGCCTTCTCGGAGAAGGGCATCGACCCGACCACCCGGATCGTCGTCGTGACCGACCCGGGCAGCCCGCTCGACGAGCAGTCGCGCGCCGACGGGTACCGCGTCGTCAACGCCGACCCCAACGTCGGCGGGCGCTACTCCGCGCTGACCGCCTTCGGGCTGGTCCCGTCCGGCCTCGCGGGGGTGGACATCGAGTCCCTGCTCGACGACGCCGAGGCCGTCGCCGACGTGCTCAGCGCCGACGACGACGCCAACCCCGGCCTGCGCCTCGGCGCGGCGATGGCGGGCACCGACCCACTGCGCGACAAGCTCGTGCTCGTCGACGCAGGCTCGGGCATCGTCGGCTTCGCGGACTGGGCCGAGCAGCTCATCGCCGAGTCCACCGGCAAGCAGGGCACCGGCATCCTGCCCGTCGTCGTCGGCGGGGAGGACGACCCGGAGGTCGCCCGGCCGGCAGCCGACGTCACCGTGGTGCGCCTCGTCGGCGAGGGGGACGACGACTCCGACTCCCCCGGCGAGCCGGTGCACGCCGACCACTCCACCGTCGAGGTGAGCGGACCGCTCGGCGCCCAGCTGCTCCTGTGGGAGGTCGCGACCGCGGCCGCCGGCCGCCTGCTCGGCATCGACCCGTTCGACCAGCCTGACGTCGAGAGCGCCAAGAAGGCCGCCCGCACCCTGCTCGACCAGGGCATGGGCTCCGCCGACGCACCGGCCGCCACCGACGGCGCCATCGAGATCCGCGCCCTCGGCGGGGACTGGCTCGGCGGCGCGACCACCGTGCCGGACGCCCTCGCCGCCCTGTTCGGGCAGCTCGACGCCCAGCGCGGCTACGTGGCGGTCATGGCCTACCTCGACCGCCTGGCCGACGCCGACCTCGCGTCGGTGCGCCCGGTCCTGGCCCGCCACACCGGCCGCCCCACCACGTTCGGCTGGGGCCCGCGGTTCCTGCACTCCACCGGCCAGTTCCACAAGGGCGGCCCGGCCACCGGCGTCTACCTGCAGGTGACCACCGAGCCGCACGAGGACCTCGCTGTCCCCGGTCGCGAGTTCTCCTTCGGCGACTTCGTCGCGGCCCAGGCCGCCGGCGACGCCCAGGTCCTCGCCGAGCACGGCCGACCGGTCCTGCGCCTGCACCTCACCGACCACGACGCCGGCCTGACGCAGCTCAGCGCCGTCCTGCGTGGCCTCCCCGGCGCAGAGGCGACCGCATGA
- the tkt gene encoding transketolase, whose product MPTAARPPKSSATATRSKSLKRPVARKVGWSDLDVRAVDTARVLAADAVQKVGNGHPGTAMSLAPAAYLLYQNVMRHDPSDPHWLGRDRFVLSAGHSSLTQYIQLYLSGYGLELDDLKALRTWGSKTPGHPEVHHTDGVEITTGPLGSGLASAVGMAFAQRRQRGLLDPEARPGTSPFDHHVWVIASDGDIMEGVTHEASALAGHQELGNLTVIYDQNTISIEDKTEISFSEDVAARYEAYGWNTVTIDWRGDGSSGGYVENVDQLYGALERSRTSRRPTLIVLRTIIAWPAPNKQDTGKSHGSALGADEIAATKELLGFDPKKTFEVPRSLLAHTRKVGKRGQAARKAWDKSYAAWRKANPERATLLDRLVAHELPAGFDKKLPVWEADAKGVATRAASGKVLGALADAVPELWGGSADLAESNNTTMEGQPSFIPRAKQTREWSGDPYGRTLHFGIREFGMGLILNGIALEGLTRPYGGTFLVFSDYMRPAVRLAAIQRAPVTFVWTHDSIGLGEDGPTHQPIEHLAALRAIPDFDVVRPADANETAAAWVAILKNRRPAGLALSRQPLPVVPRGGADGAAKASNVAKGGYVLYEASTGTPDVILVATGSEVQLAVAAREKLEKSGIGTRVVSMPCREWFDEQSAAYREKVLPAAVRARVSVEAGVPQGWHEIVGDAGEIIGIDHFGASADAATLFREFGFTPETVVAAAKKSLKTVKGK is encoded by the coding sequence GTGCCCACAGCAGCCCGCCCGCCCAAGTCCTCGGCCACGGCCACCCGGAGCAAGTCGCTCAAGCGACCGGTCGCCCGGAAGGTGGGCTGGAGCGACCTCGACGTCCGGGCTGTCGACACCGCCCGCGTCCTCGCTGCGGACGCCGTGCAGAAGGTCGGCAACGGCCACCCGGGCACCGCGATGAGCCTCGCGCCCGCGGCATACCTGCTGTACCAGAACGTGATGCGGCACGACCCGAGCGACCCGCACTGGCTCGGGCGTGACCGGTTCGTCCTGTCGGCGGGCCACTCCAGCCTCACCCAGTACATCCAGCTGTACCTCTCCGGCTACGGGCTCGAGCTCGACGACCTCAAGGCCCTGCGCACCTGGGGCTCCAAGACCCCGGGCCACCCCGAGGTCCACCACACCGACGGCGTCGAGATCACGACCGGGCCGCTCGGCTCCGGCCTGGCGTCCGCCGTCGGCATGGCGTTCGCGCAGCGCCGCCAGCGGGGCCTGCTCGACCCCGAGGCCCGCCCGGGCACGAGCCCGTTCGACCACCACGTCTGGGTCATCGCCTCCGACGGCGACATCATGGAAGGCGTCACCCACGAGGCGTCGGCCCTCGCCGGCCACCAGGAGCTCGGCAACCTCACGGTCATCTACGACCAGAACACGATCTCGATCGAGGACAAGACCGAGATCTCCTTCTCCGAGGACGTCGCGGCCCGCTACGAGGCGTACGGCTGGAACACCGTCACCATCGACTGGCGCGGCGACGGCTCAAGCGGCGGGTACGTCGAGAACGTCGACCAGCTCTACGGCGCCCTCGAGCGCAGCCGCACCTCGCGCCGCCCCACCCTCATCGTCCTGCGGACGATCATCGCCTGGCCGGCCCCGAACAAGCAGGACACCGGCAAGTCGCACGGCTCCGCCCTCGGCGCCGACGAGATCGCCGCGACCAAGGAGCTGCTCGGCTTCGACCCGAAGAAGACCTTCGAGGTGCCGCGGTCGCTGCTGGCCCACACCCGCAAGGTGGGCAAGCGCGGCCAGGCCGCGCGCAAGGCGTGGGACAAGTCGTATGCCGCGTGGCGCAAGGCCAACCCCGAGCGCGCCACGCTGCTCGACCGCCTCGTCGCCCACGAGCTGCCCGCCGGCTTCGACAAGAAGCTCCCCGTCTGGGAGGCGGACGCCAAGGGTGTCGCCACGCGCGCGGCGTCCGGCAAGGTCCTCGGCGCCCTCGCCGACGCCGTCCCGGAGCTGTGGGGCGGCTCGGCCGACCTCGCCGAGTCCAACAACACGACGATGGAGGGCCAGCCGTCCTTCATCCCGCGTGCCAAGCAGACCCGCGAGTGGAGCGGCGACCCCTACGGCCGCACGCTGCACTTCGGGATCCGCGAGTTCGGGATGGGCCTGATCCTCAACGGGATCGCGCTCGAGGGACTCACCCGCCCGTACGGCGGCACGTTCCTCGTCTTCTCCGACTACATGCGCCCGGCCGTCCGCCTCGCCGCCATCCAGCGCGCGCCCGTCACCTTCGTCTGGACGCACGACTCGATCGGCCTCGGCGAGGACGGCCCGACCCACCAGCCGATCGAGCACCTCGCGGCGCTGCGGGCGATCCCGGACTTCGACGTGGTCCGTCCCGCCGACGCCAACGAGACCGCGGCCGCCTGGGTCGCGATCCTCAAGAACCGTCGCCCCGCGGGCCTGGCCCTCTCGCGCCAGCCGCTGCCCGTCGTCCCGCGCGGCGGCGCCGACGGTGCCGCGAAGGCGAGCAACGTCGCCAAGGGCGGCTACGTCCTGTACGAGGCGAGCACCGGCACCCCCGACGTGATCCTCGTGGCCACCGGCTCCGAGGTGCAGCTGGCCGTCGCCGCCCGCGAGAAGCTCGAGAAGTCCGGCATCGGGACCCGCGTGGTCTCCATGCCGTGCCGCGAGTGGTTCGACGAGCAGTCCGCCGCCTACCGCGAGAAGGTCCTGCCCGCCGCGGTGCGGGCCCGCGTGTCCGTCGAGGCCGGGGTCCCCCAGGGCTGGCACGAGATCGTCGGCGACGCCGGCGAGATCATCGGCATCGACCACTTCGGCGCCTCCGCCGACGCGGCGACGCTCTTCCGCGAGTTCGGGTTCACCCCCGAGACCGTGGTCGCCGCCGCCAAGAAGTCCCTCAAGACCGTCAAGGGAAAGTGA
- a CDS encoding MFS transporter, which produces MTARPAPVAPAPPLTRNRDFGLLWFGEGVSVLGNATTSVLLPLLAVVGFDAGPGWMGLLTAAAWAPWLVVGLPAGAWVDRLPARRVMVASDVVAALTLASVPAAWALDVLTLPHLAAAAFANGVCTVFFRAAYPSLVRQVAPSEQQESAFARLFGTESAMQVAGPGLGGLLAQLLSAVWGLAADALSFLVSAACLLRLRLDRPDTEPAGDGPDDGASLWTRIREGIDYIRHDRILRFFTLMGGASNFGLTGYGALLVLFLVRDVHLGQGAVGVVMAVGALGGVVGAAVATAVSRRLGSARTLMVLQLLAGPPALLVPLGAPGPRLGAMVLGMLLVGIGVVAGNIVRGAWRNRYVPADMVARQVTTAQVVNLGTMPVAGLVAGWLGSALGLRETIALMAGVHVVACLSMWWSPLRGLRDMPEPTPAATAPLEVSGR; this is translated from the coding sequence ATGACGGCCCGCCCCGCACCGGTTGCGCCCGCTCCCCCGCTGACGCGCAACCGGGACTTCGGCCTGCTCTGGTTCGGCGAGGGCGTCAGCGTCCTCGGCAACGCGACCACCTCGGTCCTGCTGCCCCTGCTCGCGGTCGTCGGCTTCGACGCCGGGCCCGGCTGGATGGGGCTGCTGACGGCCGCCGCCTGGGCGCCCTGGCTCGTCGTCGGCCTGCCCGCCGGGGCCTGGGTGGACCGGCTGCCGGCCCGGCGCGTCATGGTCGCCAGCGACGTCGTCGCCGCGCTGACCCTGGCCAGTGTCCCGGCGGCCTGGGCCCTGGACGTGCTGACCCTTCCGCACCTCGCCGCGGCTGCCTTCGCGAACGGCGTGTGCACCGTCTTCTTCCGGGCCGCGTACCCGTCCCTGGTCCGCCAGGTGGCCCCGAGCGAGCAGCAGGAGTCGGCCTTCGCCCGGCTGTTCGGCACCGAGTCGGCGATGCAGGTCGCCGGGCCGGGCCTCGGCGGCCTGCTCGCGCAGCTGCTCTCGGCCGTCTGGGGGCTGGCCGCCGACGCGCTCAGCTTCCTCGTCTCCGCCGCCTGCCTGCTGCGGCTGCGGCTCGACCGGCCCGACACCGAACCGGCCGGGGACGGGCCCGACGACGGCGCCTCGTTGTGGACCCGGATCCGCGAGGGCATCGACTACATCCGGCACGACCGCATCCTGCGGTTCTTCACGCTCATGGGCGGCGCCAGCAACTTCGGCCTCACCGGCTACGGCGCGCTGCTCGTCCTCTTCCTCGTCCGGGACGTCCACCTCGGCCAGGGCGCGGTCGGGGTCGTCATGGCGGTCGGCGCCCTCGGGGGCGTCGTCGGCGCGGCCGTCGCGACCGCCGTGTCCCGCCGGCTGGGCTCGGCCCGGACGCTGATGGTCCTGCAGCTGCTCGCCGGGCCGCCCGCCCTGCTCGTCCCGCTCGGGGCGCCCGGACCGCGCCTCGGCGCGATGGTGCTGGGCATGCTGCTCGTCGGCATCGGCGTCGTCGCGGGCAACATCGTGCGCGGCGCCTGGCGCAACCGCTACGTGCCGGCCGACATGGTCGCCCGGCAGGTGACGACCGCCCAGGTGGTCAACCTCGGCACCATGCCGGTCGCCGGCCTCGTCGCCGGCTGGCTCGGGTCGGCGCTGGGGCTGCGCGAGACCATCGCCCTGATGGCCGGCGTGCACGTGGTGGCATGCCTGTCCATGTGGTGGAGCCCGCTGCGGGGGCTGCGGGACATGCCCGAGCCGACGCCGGCTGCGACCGCCCCGCTGGAGGTCAGCGGCCGGTGA
- a CDS encoding COX15/CtaA family protein: MATAAPAPPRPTPLATPGWAWLPRILLLNLVVEVLIVVTGGLVRLTGSGLGCPTWPQCVPGSYTPVPHQAEGYHRFIEFGNRTLTSVVGIVALLAVYAVWRWSGPTRTRWYAVWERGGSRRELMVPALLVLGGVVVQAVLGGITVLTGLSPITVSLHFLVSMVLVASAAYLVARRPAPAGRRPLVVHPLVERLGWVTCAVGAVVLVLGTVVTGSGPHSGDANEPARFGFDPRTVSWLHADTVMLFVGLVLAVWLAARLTGTEAASARAWLVVLGVTALQGVVGYTQYFTGLPWGVVLAHMLLATLLVVALTRAVVALRATEPTTA, encoded by the coding sequence GTGGCCACAGCAGCACCCGCACCGCCCCGTCCGACACCCCTGGCGACCCCCGGTTGGGCGTGGCTGCCGCGCATCCTCCTGCTCAACCTCGTGGTCGAGGTGCTCATCGTCGTCACCGGCGGCCTCGTCCGGCTCACGGGCAGCGGGCTGGGGTGCCCGACGTGGCCGCAGTGCGTCCCCGGCTCCTACACGCCGGTCCCGCACCAGGCCGAGGGCTACCACCGGTTCATCGAGTTCGGGAACCGGACGCTCACCAGCGTGGTCGGCATCGTCGCGCTGCTGGCCGTGTACGCCGTGTGGCGCTGGAGCGGCCCCACCCGCACCCGCTGGTATGCCGTGTGGGAGCGGGGTGGCTCGCGACGCGAGCTCATGGTCCCGGCCCTGCTCGTCCTGGGTGGGGTCGTCGTGCAGGCCGTGCTGGGCGGCATCACGGTGCTCACCGGCCTGAGCCCGATCACCGTCTCGCTGCACTTCCTCGTCTCGATGGTGCTCGTGGCCAGCGCGGCCTACCTCGTCGCGCGCCGCCCGGCCCCGGCCGGCCGCCGCCCCCTGGTGGTCCACCCGCTCGTCGAACGGCTCGGCTGGGTCACCTGCGCCGTCGGCGCCGTGGTGCTCGTCCTCGGCACCGTCGTGACCGGCAGCGGGCCGCACTCGGGCGACGCGAACGAGCCCGCCCGGTTCGGGTTCGACCCCCGCACGGTCTCCTGGCTGCACGCCGACACGGTGATGCTCTTCGTGGGGCTCGTGCTGGCCGTCTGGCTGGCGGCCCGGCTCACCGGCACCGAGGCGGCGTCGGCACGGGCCTGGCTGGTGGTGCTCGGTGTGACGGCCCTGCAGGGCGTGGTCGGCTACACGCAGTACTTCACCGGCCTGCCGTGGGGGGTCGTGCTGGCGCACATGCTGCTCGCCACCCTGCTGGTCGTCGCCCTGACCCGGGCCGTGGTCGCCCTGCGCGCGACGGAGCCCACGACGGCCTGA